One stretch of Eggerthella lenta DSM 2243 DNA includes these proteins:
- a CDS encoding TorD/DmsD family molecular chaperone produces MSEETVDLVALMNMRAQTYGLLANLFREEVDADSLRELQAMRFPTATGNAKVDEGYHLLYDYLKTAWDDSVTELAIDFVRTFIGHGVNAYSAAYPYESVYTSERRLMMQEARAEVLQTLRENGLKRGAWNEGEDHVALEFEFMQRMSLRAVEALAAGDEDEAVGQLRTQRTFLHDHLLNWLPLLTNDMRLFSRTLFYQGLAQLAMGFAEEDASILAELLDSVEVAA; encoded by the coding sequence ATGTCTGAGGAAACCGTCGACCTGGTTGCGCTCATGAACATGCGCGCTCAAACGTACGGCCTGCTGGCAAACTTGTTCCGCGAGGAAGTGGACGCGGACTCCTTGCGGGAGCTGCAAGCCATGCGCTTCCCCACCGCTACGGGCAACGCGAAGGTGGACGAAGGGTACCATCTGCTGTACGACTATCTGAAAACCGCATGGGACGACAGCGTCACCGAGCTCGCCATCGACTTCGTGCGCACGTTCATCGGCCACGGGGTGAACGCGTACTCGGCCGCCTATCCGTACGAGAGCGTGTACACCTCCGAACGTCGCCTGATGATGCAGGAGGCGCGCGCCGAAGTGCTGCAGACGCTGCGCGAGAACGGTTTGAAGCGCGGCGCATGGAACGAGGGCGAGGACCACGTGGCGCTGGAGTTCGAGTTCATGCAACGCATGAGCCTGCGCGCGGTCGAGGCGCTGGCGGCAGGCGACGAGGACGAGGCCGTGGGGCAGTTGCGCACTCAGCGGACCTTCCTGCACGACCACCTGCTGAACTGGCTTCCGCTATTGACCAACGACATGCGGCTGTTCTCGCGCACGTTGTTCTACCAGGGGTTGGCCCAGCTTGCCATGGGCTTCGCCGAGGAGGATGCGTCCATCCTCGCCGAGCTGCTGGACAGTGTGGAAGTCGCCGCATAG